The Kluyvera intermedia genome window below encodes:
- a CDS encoding DUF3828 domain-containing protein, whose product MKSLATWPLLFIFILLNFVPTAQAGMPLLSPEQTIRQVYQPYTGDTAYAKFDPSSFSARLRQAITLDEKLTLPGDGNWLDADPLCNCQDFQHLVLENVTVEQKYAGHADAKVRFRPFSDNPETVSQTLRLVAEGNRWVVDDIISNENSLYHSLNSNNQQTLAALAAMQREQPQDYVRALFEHLNDATWPWTWVVSDDYRQAVEIYEQAAFHTDTDKTHDWQYLYANPLCNCDATKFVSPNALKVVEHTATSARVQVKLMLGNNSQQSSFSQILNLQRIEGDWTVADVVRPQEGSLLAQMRATTSKMEKGN is encoded by the coding sequence ATGAAATCACTGGCGACATGGCCGTTGCTGTTTATTTTCATTCTTTTGAACTTTGTCCCAACGGCTCAGGCCGGCATGCCGTTGTTATCACCCGAGCAGACTATCAGACAGGTTTATCAACCCTATACCGGTGATACCGCCTACGCTAAATTTGACCCATCCTCGTTTTCTGCACGACTGCGCCAGGCCATTACGCTAGATGAAAAATTAACCTTGCCAGGCGACGGGAACTGGCTTGACGCCGATCCCCTCTGTAATTGCCAGGATTTTCAACATCTTGTACTAGAAAACGTCACGGTTGAACAGAAATATGCCGGACACGCTGATGCCAAAGTGCGCTTTCGCCCCTTTAGTGACAACCCGGAGACTGTCTCACAGACGCTACGCCTGGTCGCAGAAGGCAATCGCTGGGTCGTTGATGACATCATCAGCAATGAAAACAGCCTGTACCACTCCCTTAATAGCAATAATCAGCAAACGCTCGCCGCCCTTGCCGCCATGCAAAGAGAGCAGCCACAGGATTATGTTCGCGCCTTGTTCGAGCATCTTAACGATGCCACCTGGCCGTGGACGTGGGTCGTTTCTGACGACTACCGTCAGGCGGTGGAGATTTATGAGCAAGCAGCCTTTCATACCGATACCGACAAAACCCATGACTGGCAGTATCTCTATGCCAATCCACTGTGCAACTGTGATGCCACGAAGTTTGTCAGCCCCAATGCGCTTAAGGTCGTTGAGCACACCGCCACCAGCGCTCGTGTTCAAGTGAAGCTCATGCTGGGCAATAACAGTCAACAATCCTCATTCTCTCAGATCCTCAATCTACAACGCATTGAAGGTGACTGGACGGTCGCGGATGTGGTTCGCCCACAAGAGGGAAGTTTGCTGGCACAGATGCGCGCCACAACATCAAAGATGGAGAAAG
- the dkgA gene encoding 2,5-didehydrogluconate reductase DkgA: MTNPTVIKLHDGNVMPQLGLGVWQASNEEVVTAVHKAVEVGYRSIDTAAAYKNESGVGKAISSAGIPREDLFITSKLWNDAHLRPAEALQESLEHLKLDYLDLYLIHWPVPAIDHYVEAWKGLIELQKQGLVKSIGVCNFQVPHLQRLIDETGVAPVINQIELHPLMQQRQLNAWNATHKIQTESWSPLAQGGEGVFDQKIIHKLAEKYGKTPAQIVIRWHLDKGLVVIPKSVTPSRIAENFDVWDFRLDKDELTDLTALDKGKRLGPDPDQFGG; encoded by the coding sequence ATGACAAATCCAACCGTGATTAAGCTGCACGATGGCAATGTAATGCCGCAGTTGGGCCTGGGCGTATGGCAGGCCAGCAATGAAGAGGTAGTCACCGCAGTTCATAAGGCTGTCGAGGTGGGCTACCGGTCTATTGATACCGCCGCCGCATACAAAAACGAATCGGGAGTCGGTAAAGCGATTAGCAGTGCGGGTATTCCTCGCGAAGATCTGTTTATCACCTCCAAGCTGTGGAACGATGCACATTTACGCCCTGCCGAAGCCCTACAGGAGAGCCTGGAACATCTTAAGCTCGACTATCTTGATCTGTATTTAATCCATTGGCCCGTGCCTGCCATCGACCATTATGTTGAAGCCTGGAAAGGGCTGATTGAGCTGCAAAAGCAGGGGCTGGTCAAGAGCATCGGCGTGTGTAACTTCCAGGTGCCTCACCTGCAACGCTTGATTGATGAAACAGGCGTTGCACCGGTGATTAACCAGATCGAGCTCCATCCGCTGATGCAGCAACGTCAGTTAAATGCCTGGAACGCCACGCACAAAATTCAGACCGAATCCTGGAGCCCGCTCGCACAGGGTGGTGAAGGTGTTTTCGATCAGAAAATCATTCATAAACTGGCAGAGAAATACGGTAAAACGCCTGCGCAGATTGTGATCCGCTGGCACCTCGACAAAGGCCTGGTGGTGATCCCGAAATCGGTCACGCCATCGCGCATTGCGGAAAACTTTGATGTCTGGGATTTCCGTCTGGATAAAGACGAATTAACCGACCTCACCGCACTGGATAAGGGCAAACGTTTAGGCCCGGATCCGGATCAATTCGGCGGTTAA
- the yqhD gene encoding alcohol dehydrogenase: MFNFDLHTPTRILFGKGAIENLRAQIPADARVMVTYGGGSVKKTGVLDQVLDALKGLDVLEFGGIEPNPSYETLMNAVKIAREQKVTFLLAVGGGSVLDGTKFIAAAAHYDVNIDPWEILETYGSKVTSAIPMGSVLTLPATGSESNKGAVVSRKTTGDKRAFMSPHVQPVFAILDPVYTYTLPPRQVANGVVDAFVHTVEQYVTYPVDGKIQDRFAEGILLTLVEDGPKALQEPENYAVRANIMWAATQALNGLIGAGVPQDWATHMLGHELTAMHGLDHAQTLAIVLPSLWNEKRDTKRAKLLQYAERVWNITEGSDDARIDAAIAATRSFFEQMGVPTRFSDYGLDGSSIPALLKKLEEHGMTKLGENQDITLDVSRRIYEAAR; the protein is encoded by the coding sequence ATGTTTAATTTTGATCTTCACACCCCAACCCGCATTCTGTTCGGCAAAGGCGCTATCGAAAATCTGCGCGCTCAAATCCCTGCTGACGCACGTGTTATGGTCACCTACGGCGGCGGCAGCGTAAAAAAAACCGGCGTACTGGATCAGGTGCTGGATGCACTCAAAGGTCTGGACGTGCTGGAATTTGGCGGCATTGAACCAAACCCATCGTATGAAACGCTGATGAACGCGGTGAAAATTGCCCGCGAACAGAAAGTGACCTTCCTGCTGGCTGTCGGCGGCGGTTCCGTACTCGACGGTACCAAATTTATCGCCGCAGCGGCGCACTACGACGTCAACATCGACCCGTGGGAAATCCTTGAAACTTACGGCAGCAAAGTCACCAGCGCAATCCCAATGGGCTCTGTGCTGACGCTGCCAGCGACCGGTTCTGAATCAAACAAAGGTGCCGTCGTTTCACGTAAAACTACCGGTGACAAACGCGCGTTTATGTCACCACACGTACAGCCAGTATTCGCCATTCTTGACCCGGTTTACACCTACACTCTGCCTCCTCGTCAGGTTGCGAACGGCGTAGTTGACGCCTTTGTTCACACCGTTGAGCAGTACGTCACCTATCCGGTTGATGGCAAAATTCAGGATCGCTTTGCGGAAGGTATTTTGCTGACGCTGGTCGAAGACGGCCCGAAAGCGCTGCAAGAACCAGAAAACTACGCTGTGCGCGCCAACATCATGTGGGCAGCAACTCAGGCTCTGAACGGTCTGATTGGCGCAGGCGTCCCGCAGGACTGGGCGACGCATATGCTGGGCCACGAGCTGACCGCAATGCACGGTCTGGATCACGCCCAAACGCTGGCTATCGTTCTGCCTTCTCTGTGGAATGAAAAGCGTGATACCAAACGCGCTAAGCTGCTGCAATACGCCGAACGCGTGTGGAACATTACCGAAGGTTCTGACGATGCGCGTATCGACGCTGCCATCGCCGCAACCCGTAGCTTCTTCGAACAGATGGGCGTGCCAACTCGCTTCTCCGACTACGGCCTGGACGGCAGTTCTATCCCTGCACTGCTGAAAAAACTCGAAGAACACGGTATGACCAAACTGGGTGAAAATCAGGATATTACCCTCGATGTAAGCCGTCGTATTTACGAAGCAGCACGTTAA
- a CDS encoding AraC family transcriptional regulator: MNREEICALLTEKTKQLKNKEQNLRALLPDIQLLYGTQPYARTPVMYRPGIVFLFSGYKIGYINERTFRYDANEYLLLTVPLPFECETFATEEAPLAGLRLDVDILQLQELLMEIGEDTLFRPGIAESGINSATLSDEILCAAERLLDVMEHPLDARILGKQIIREMLYHVLTGPRGGALMALVSRQTHFSQISRVLKRIEGQYTETLSVDQLAAEANMSLSAFHHNFKSVTSTSPLQYLKAYRLHKARMMMVHDGLKASAAAMQVGYESASQFSREFKRYFGMTPGEDAARLRGI, translated from the coding sequence ATGAACCGTGAAGAGATCTGTGCGCTGCTGACAGAAAAAACTAAGCAGCTGAAAAATAAAGAACAAAACCTGAGAGCCTTGCTGCCGGATATCCAGCTACTTTACGGTACACAGCCTTATGCGCGCACGCCGGTGATGTACCGGCCTGGCATCGTTTTTCTCTTTTCCGGTTATAAAATCGGTTATATCAACGAGCGTACCTTCCGCTACGATGCCAATGAATACCTACTGCTTACCGTACCTTTACCCTTCGAATGTGAAACTTTTGCGACCGAAGAAGCGCCATTGGCCGGATTACGTCTTGATGTCGATATTTTGCAGTTGCAGGAACTGCTGATGGAGATTGGGGAAGATACGCTGTTCCGCCCAGGGATTGCGGAAAGCGGCATTAACTCCGCCACGTTATCAGATGAGATCCTTTGTGCCGCAGAACGACTGCTGGATGTCATGGAGCATCCGCTGGACGCACGTATTCTGGGTAAGCAGATCATCCGCGAAATGCTGTATCACGTATTGACCGGGCCGCGCGGCGGGGCGCTGATGGCGCTGGTGAGTCGTCAAACGCATTTCAGCCAAATTAGCCGGGTGCTAAAGCGTATTGAGGGCCAGTACACCGAAACGCTGAGCGTTGACCAACTGGCTGCCGAGGCGAATATGAGTTTGTCAGCGTTCCACCATAATTTTAAATCCGTGACCAGCACGTCGCCGCTGCAATATCTGAAAGCTTACCGCTTGCACAAAGCGAGGATGATGATGGTGCATGACGGCCTGAAGGCCAGCGCGGCGGCGATGCAGGTAGGCTATGAAAGCGCATCACAGTTTAGCCGCGAGTTTAAGCGCTATTTCGGCATGACGCCGGGGGAAGATGCGGCAAGATTACGCGGGATATAG
- a CDS encoding DedA family protein codes for MVVIQDIVAALWQHDFAALANPHVVGIVYLVMFATLFLENGLLPASFLPGDSLLLLAGALIAKGVMGYVPTLIILTTAASLGCWLSYLQGRWLGNTRVVKSWMSQLPDKYLQRATCMFDRHGLLALLAGRFLAFVRTLLPTMAGISGLPNRRFQLFNWLSALLWVAVVTGLGYALSMIPFVKRHEDQVMTCLMILPIVLLVAGLLGTVIVVIKKKYCDA; via the coding sequence ATGGTCGTAATTCAAGATATTGTCGCCGCGCTTTGGCAGCACGATTTTGCTGCTCTGGCGAATCCGCACGTTGTGGGGATCGTTTATCTGGTCATGTTTGCCACACTGTTTCTGGAAAACGGCCTGCTTCCCGCGTCATTTTTACCCGGTGATAGCCTGTTGCTATTGGCGGGCGCGCTCATTGCGAAGGGCGTGATGGGCTACGTGCCGACACTCATTATCCTGACGACCGCCGCCAGTCTGGGCTGTTGGCTAAGCTATCTTCAGGGTCGCTGGTTGGGAAACACCCGTGTGGTAAAGAGCTGGATGTCACAGCTGCCGGATAAATACCTTCAGCGTGCAACCTGCATGTTTGACAGACACGGTTTGCTGGCGCTCCTGGCGGGACGTTTTCTGGCATTTGTGCGCACCTTACTGCCTACAATGGCGGGGATTTCCGGGCTGCCTAACCGTCGTTTCCAGTTGTTCAACTGGCTGAGCGCGCTGTTGTGGGTCGCTGTGGTGACCGGTCTGGGCTATGCCTTGAGCATGATTCCGTTTGTGAAACGCCACGAAGACCAGGTGATGACCTGTTTGATGATCCTGCCGATTGTTCTGCTGGTCGCGGGTCTTTTGGGCACGGTTATCGTGGTGATTAAGAAAAAATACTGCGACGCGTGA
- the metC gene encoding cystathionine beta-lyase encodes MADKHLDTALVNAGRSKKFTQGSVNSVIQRASSLVFETVAAKKHATHNRANGELFYGRRGTLTHFSLQEAMCELEGGAGCALFPCGAAAVANTILAFVEQGDHILVTNTAYEPTQDFCSKILGKLGVTTSWFDPLIGEEIAALVQPNTKVVFLESPGSITMEVHDVPAIVAAVRRVAPDAIIMIDNTWAAGILFKALEFGIDISIQAGTKYLIGHSDAMVGTAVSNERCWAQLRENAYLMGQMLDADTAYMTSRGLRTLGVRLRQHHESSLKVAEWLAQQPQVERVNHPALPGSKGHEFWKRDFTGSSGLFSFVLKKHLTQDELATYLDNFTLFSMAYSWGGFESLILANQPEELQEIRPDGKIDFSGTLIRVHIGLENVDDLIADLSAGFSRIV; translated from the coding sequence ATGGCAGACAAGCACCTCGATACCGCGCTGGTTAACGCCGGACGCAGCAAGAAATTTACGCAAGGATCGGTGAACAGCGTGATTCAGCGTGCATCCTCGCTGGTCTTTGAAACGGTGGCTGCCAAGAAACATGCCACCCACAACCGCGCTAACGGCGAGCTGTTTTACGGACGTCGCGGGACCTTAACCCACTTCTCCTTACAAGAAGCGATGTGCGAGCTGGAAGGCGGTGCAGGCTGCGCACTGTTCCCCTGTGGTGCGGCGGCGGTCGCGAATACGATTCTGGCGTTTGTCGAGCAGGGTGACCATATTCTGGTGACCAATACCGCCTACGAACCTACCCAGGATTTCTGTTCCAAAATTCTCGGCAAACTGGGCGTGACAACAAGTTGGTTTGATCCCTTGATTGGCGAGGAGATTGCAGCGCTTGTTCAGCCCAATACTAAAGTGGTGTTCCTTGAATCCCCGGGTTCCATCACTATGGAAGTACACGACGTTCCGGCAATTGTTGCCGCCGTGCGCCGCGTGGCACCGGACGCCATCATCATGATCGATAACACCTGGGCGGCGGGTATTTTGTTTAAAGCGCTGGAATTCGGCATCGATATCTCCATTCAGGCGGGCACCAAATACCTGATTGGCCACTCCGATGCGATGGTGGGTACCGCGGTCTCTAACGAACGGTGCTGGGCGCAGCTGCGTGAGAATGCCTATCTGATGGGCCAGATGCTTGATGCCGACACGGCCTATATGACCAGTCGCGGCCTGCGAACGCTGGGCGTGCGTTTACGTCAGCACCATGAAAGCAGCCTGAAAGTCGCCGAATGGCTCGCCCAGCAGCCACAGGTTGAACGCGTCAACCATCCTGCACTGCCGGGCAGTAAAGGGCATGAGTTCTGGAAACGTGACTTTACTGGCAGCAGCGGCTTGTTCTCGTTCGTTCTGAAAAAGCATTTAACTCAGGATGAACTGGCAACCTATCTCGATAATTTCACCTTGTTCAGCATGGCGTATTCGTGGGGCGGCTTCGAGTCGTTGATCCTTGCTAATCAGCCAGAAGAGCTTCAGGAGATCCGTCCCGACGGCAAAATTGATTTCAGCGGCACCCTGATTCGCGTTCATATCGGTTTAGAAAACGTTGACGATCTGATTGCGGATTTATCAGCAGGTTTTTCACGCATCGTGTAA
- the exbB gene encoding tol-pal system-associated acyl-CoA thioesterase has translation MGNNLMQADLSVWGMYQHADIVVKVVMIGLILASVVTWAIFFSKGAELLAHKRRLKREQKLLGDVRSLNQASEVATAFDARSLSSQLINEAQNELELSAGSEDNEGIKERTGFRLERRVAAVGRHMGRGNGFLATIGAISPFVGLFGTVWGIMNSFIGIAQTQTTNLAVVAPGIAEALLATAIGLFAAIPAVVIYNIFARLIGGFKANLSDVAAQVLLLQSRDLDLSASGVHPVRTAQKLRVG, from the coding sequence GTGGGTAATAATTTGATGCAGGCGGATCTCTCCGTTTGGGGTATGTATCAACATGCCGACATCGTGGTTAAAGTGGTCATGATTGGTCTGATACTGGCATCCGTCGTCACCTGGGCTATTTTCTTCAGTAAGGGTGCCGAACTTCTCGCCCATAAGCGCCGCCTCAAGCGCGAACAAAAACTGTTAGGTGACGTACGTTCCCTTAACCAGGCGAGCGAAGTGGCGACGGCGTTTGATGCCCGCAGCTTGAGCAGTCAGTTAATTAACGAAGCGCAGAACGAGCTGGAGCTCTCTGCGGGTTCGGAAGACAACGAAGGCATTAAAGAGCGTACCGGTTTCCGTCTTGAGCGTCGCGTGGCGGCGGTTGGGCGTCACATGGGACGCGGCAATGGCTTCTTGGCGACTATCGGTGCAATCTCCCCGTTCGTCGGCCTGTTTGGTACCGTGTGGGGTATCATGAACAGCTTCATCGGGATTGCTCAAACGCAAACCACTAACCTGGCGGTCGTCGCACCTGGTATCGCAGAAGCCCTGCTGGCAACGGCAATTGGCCTGTTTGCTGCGATTCCTGCGGTTGTTATCTACAACATCTTTGCGCGTCTTATCGGTGGCTTCAAAGCGAACCTCAGCGATGTTGCTGCTCAGGTATTGCTGCTGCAAAGCCGCGATCTGGATCTTAGCGCCAGCGGCGTACATCCGGTTCGTACCGCCCAGAAATTACGAGTAGGTTAA
- the exbD gene encoding TonB system transport protein ExbD, translating to MAMRLNENLDDTGEMHDINVTPFIDVMLVLLIIFMVAAPLATVDVKVNLPASSSQPQPRPEKPIYLSVKADKSMFLGNEPITDDNMVTSLDALTEGKKDTTVFFRADKTVDYETMMKVMDTLHQAGYLKIGLVGEETVAKK from the coding sequence ATGGCTATGCGTCTTAATGAAAATCTGGACGATACCGGCGAAATGCATGACATCAACGTAACGCCGTTTATCGACGTTATGTTGGTACTGCTGATTATCTTCATGGTGGCTGCTCCGCTGGCGACCGTGGATGTGAAAGTTAATCTGCCGGCCTCCTCCAGCCAACCGCAGCCGCGTCCGGAAAAACCGATTTATCTGTCGGTGAAAGCGGACAAATCCATGTTCCTCGGCAACGAACCGATTACTGATGACAACATGGTGACGTCGCTCGATGCGCTGACGGAAGGCAAGAAAGATACCACCGTCTTCTTCCGTGCCGATAAAACGGTAGATTACGAAACGATGATGAAGGTGATGGATACCTTGCATCAGGCGGGCTATCTGAAGATTGGCCTCGTCGGCGAAGAAACCGTCGCGAAAAAGTAA
- a CDS encoding methyl-accepting chemotaxis protein produces MAITTAKDADGLHHDLFSLSSIRQRADRLLLVLSWVMWAVSLGVGGMNENFTLALIAASILSVLATIMTLLFAGKLLTRLVYAVILMAYSALLIQLGGGETEYHFSVFVLLSALLAWRDWRPLMMGAGVIALHHLTFNYLQEYGLFNITVFMHTGLHMVVMHGVYVVAQTVFLVFLAVRMEQDARSASEVAKLAAVINRESGYLTLAHDAKTSRSPFARTFSLTLDAMRKTLEQVSGNVSQLLEASQTLLQRNTALSERTDNQARSLAVTASAMEQLAAAASLTNDKANEARTLAMQASDVARQGGDNIRSAMTSMIHIRDESLKINGILELIDGIAFQTNILSLNASVEAARAGAHGKGFAVVAAEVRTLALRCEGAARDIRQLIATSVERTHQGASQVEQAGETMAAIIHNINSLQACVDVLSSMSEQQRTSVLQMKGSIAHIDASVQENVQHVAQTIQVAHQQQRHTGELKSAISVFRLV; encoded by the coding sequence ATGGCTATAACAACTGCAAAAGATGCCGATGGATTGCATCACGATCTGTTTTCATTATCCTCAATTCGTCAAAGAGCAGACCGGCTACTGCTGGTACTAAGCTGGGTGATGTGGGCCGTGTCGCTGGGTGTTGGCGGTATGAATGAGAACTTCACGCTGGCGCTAATCGCGGCGAGCATTCTATCGGTGCTGGCGACGATAATGACGCTACTCTTTGCCGGTAAATTACTCACCCGCCTGGTGTATGCTGTTATTTTAATGGCTTATTCTGCGCTGCTTATTCAGCTTGGTGGTGGTGAAACCGAATACCATTTTTCTGTTTTTGTCCTGCTCTCAGCGCTGTTGGCGTGGCGAGACTGGCGGCCATTAATGATGGGGGCCGGAGTGATTGCGCTGCATCACCTGACCTTTAATTATTTGCAGGAATATGGTCTTTTCAATATTACCGTCTTTATGCACACCGGCCTGCATATGGTTGTCATGCACGGGGTGTATGTCGTGGCGCAGACGGTATTTTTGGTGTTCCTCGCCGTGCGCATGGAACAGGATGCGCGTTCGGCCAGCGAAGTGGCAAAGCTTGCTGCGGTAATTAACCGGGAATCCGGCTACCTGACGCTGGCGCACGATGCTAAAACCAGCCGCTCTCCGTTTGCCCGTACCTTTAGTCTGACGCTGGACGCGATGCGCAAAACGCTGGAGCAGGTAAGTGGTAACGTCTCGCAACTGCTGGAAGCTTCACAAACGTTGCTTCAGCGTAATACCGCACTGTCTGAACGTACCGATAACCAGGCGCGCTCGTTAGCGGTGACTGCCAGCGCAATGGAGCAATTAGCCGCCGCGGCCTCGCTCACCAATGATAAGGCCAACGAAGCGCGTACGCTGGCGATGCAAGCCAGCGACGTTGCCCGTCAGGGTGGGGACAATATTCGTTCGGCTATGACCTCAATGATCCATATTCGTGATGAATCCTTAAAAATTAACGGCATTCTGGAGCTGATTGACGGCATTGCCTTCCAGACCAATATTTTGTCGCTGAACGCTTCCGTGGAAGCCGCCCGTGCGGGGGCTCATGGCAAAGGTTTTGCGGTTGTTGCGGCGGAAGTACGTACGCTGGCGCTACGTTGTGAGGGTGCCGCGAGGGATATTCGTCAATTGATTGCTACCTCGGTGGAGCGGACGCATCAGGGAGCGAGTCAGGTTGAGCAGGCAGGGGAAACCATGGCGGCGATTATCCATAACATCAACAGCTTACAGGCCTGCGTCGACGTGCTGTCATCTATGAGCGAACAGCAGCGTACCAGCGTACTGCAAATGAAAGGCAGCATTGCGCATATTGATGCCAGCGTGCAGGAGAACGTACAGCACGTGGCGCAGACTATTCAGGTGGCACATCAGCAGCAGCGACATACCGGTGAGCTTAAGTCGGCCATCTCGGTATTCCGCCTGGTGTGA
- a CDS encoding glycoside-pentoside-hexuronide (GPH):cation symporter — translation MANDTKLSIAEKLGYGMGDAACGIVYSSVTMFLTWFYTDIYGLSAAAVGVMFLVTRVLDAITDPLTGIVADRVKTRWGHFRPWLIWFAIPYAVLAVMTFTTPAFSESGKLVYAYLTYTLLMLCYTFINIPYCALGGVITRDEKDRLSAQSYRFTISSVAGLMVSVATLFLVDYLGKDDKQFGFQATMGIMGAIAIVMLVFCFFSTKERVAPAVEQQSSIREDLRSLLANDQWRIVAVITFFSSMAGVMRGAATLYYATYLMMGGVESAAGTAMKSAFISTSVVGTIIGSIAAGWLAKRYRAVSLFKNINLLLVVVGVIMFFVPPTWLPVVFPLYFLVGFFHQMYQPFKWNMMANAADYGEWKFGRRITGLSYSGNLFALKMGMAVAGAVVGFSLGLFGYQAGVSVQTPMATMGIVGLLILGPSLSYLVLWWLSRFYKLDDKAMATIQRDLSARQQANSTKVNAEPETVASVLHKA, via the coding sequence GTGGCAAATGACACTAAATTGTCGATCGCAGAAAAACTGGGATACGGCATGGGCGACGCCGCTTGCGGCATCGTCTACTCTTCGGTAACGATGTTTTTGACCTGGTTCTACACCGATATTTACGGCCTCTCCGCGGCAGCGGTGGGGGTGATGTTCCTCGTGACTCGCGTGCTGGATGCGATAACCGATCCGCTCACGGGGATTGTCGCCGACCGGGTAAAAACCCGCTGGGGGCACTTCCGTCCCTGGCTTATCTGGTTTGCGATCCCCTATGCTGTGCTGGCCGTGATGACCTTCACCACGCCTGCCTTTAGTGAGTCTGGCAAGCTGGTTTATGCCTATCTGACCTACACCTTGCTGATGCTGTGTTACACCTTTATCAATATTCCTTACTGCGCGCTGGGTGGCGTGATCACCCGCGATGAAAAGGATCGTCTGTCCGCGCAGTCCTACCGCTTCACTATCTCGTCAGTGGCAGGATTGATGGTTTCGGTTGCCACGCTATTCCTGGTCGATTATCTGGGCAAAGACGATAAGCAGTTCGGCTTCCAGGCGACCATGGGGATCATGGGGGCTATCGCTATTGTAATGCTGGTGTTCTGCTTCTTCTCCACCAAAGAGCGCGTGGCACCGGCGGTCGAACAGCAAAGTAGTATCCGTGAAGATTTGCGCTCATTACTGGCAAACGATCAGTGGCGGATCGTGGCTGTCATCACCTTCTTCTCCAGCATGGCCGGAGTCATGCGCGGCGCAGCAACGCTGTACTACGCCACCTATTTAATGATGGGCGGGGTGGAGTCGGCGGCAGGCACGGCGATGAAATCAGCGTTTATCTCAACCAGCGTGGTCGGCACTATTATTGGCAGCATCGCCGCAGGCTGGCTGGCCAAGCGTTACCGGGCGGTGTCGTTGTTTAAAAATATCAACCTGCTGCTGGTGGTGGTGGGTGTGATTATGTTCTTCGTGCCGCCGACCTGGCTGCCGGTCGTTTTCCCTCTGTACTTCCTCGTTGGCTTCTTCCATCAAATGTATCAACCGTTTAAGTGGAACATGATGGCTAACGCCGCCGACTACGGCGAGTGGAAGTTTGGTCGTCGCATCACTGGTTTATCTTACTCTGGCAACCTGTTCGCGCTGAAAATGGGCATGGCGGTTGCTGGTGCGGTGGTGGGCTTCTCGCTGGGACTGTTCGGTTATCAGGCTGGGGTTTCAGTACAAACGCCAATGGCCACGATGGGCATCGTTGGGCTGCTGATATTGGGGCCATCGCTGTCTTATCTGGTGCTGTGGTGGTTGTCGCGCTTCTACAAACTGGACGACAAAGCCATGGCAACCATTCAGCGTGATTTGTCCGCTCGTCAGCAGGCGAATTCCACGAAGGTTAATGCGGAGCCAGAAACCGTGGCCAGCGTGTTACATAAAGCCTAA